In the Candidatus Electrothrix sp. GW3-4 genome, one interval contains:
- a CDS encoding tetratricopeptide repeat protein: protein MLFLIGLPGIATAATGASSSSYKNTVEWQYKQASDYYYKLRNNPSLAVKREKWLTGIHELQRIYRIDPKSTRASSCLYTIARMYRTMYDRFALTTDLDKAVSFYQDVLTFFPKGNKADNALYALAQIEQEERGNFKQAVQYYDRLMRSYPTSSKKRLVKRQLEKLIEVLEKNPDYQEKTSSTPAPSFARTVSTPQPKKSKLAPL from the coding sequence GTGCTCTTTCTGATAGGGCTCCCCGGCATCGCGACGGCAGCGACTGGTGCGTCGTCCTCCTCCTATAAAAACACGGTGGAGTGGCAGTACAAGCAGGCCAGCGATTATTATTATAAGCTGCGCAATAATCCCTCGCTGGCCGTAAAGCGTGAAAAATGGTTGACCGGCATCCACGAGTTGCAGCGTATCTATCGTATAGATCCCAAAAGCACAAGGGCGTCCTCCTGTTTGTACACCATAGCGCGTATGTATCGTACGATGTACGATCGCTTTGCTCTTACTACCGATCTTGACAAGGCCGTTTCTTTTTACCAAGATGTTTTGACCTTTTTCCCAAAAGGTAATAAGGCTGATAATGCGCTCTACGCCTTGGCCCAAATCGAGCAGGAGGAGAGAGGAAATTTCAAACAGGCTGTTCAGTATTATGATCGGCTGATGCGTTCTTATCCGACCAGCAGCAAAAAGAGGTTGGTCAAACGACAGTTGGAGAAATTGATAGAGGTCCTGGAGAAGAATCCTGACTATCAAGAAAAGACAAGCAGTACGCCAGCCCCAAGTTTTGCCCGAACAGTATCAACACCCCAGCCAAAAAAATCGAAGTTAGCCCCGCTGTAG